In Microcaecilia unicolor chromosome 1, aMicUni1.1, whole genome shotgun sequence, the following are encoded in one genomic region:
- the LOC115462836 gene encoding oocyte zinc finger protein XlCOF6-like, producing the protein MAAGLSVQKMQVTFEDIAISFTQEEWEYLDEGQKELYREVMKENYETLMFLAENEMTVKEAKESNREEHSLKWTLHPRHVCVSQGTERGESGRSRQESQNKQRDAAGDSPDGVTECERSDREQTNIPEYLRCTECGKGFLCKSDLVKHFRIHTGEKRFSCTECGKGFIWKGSLQTHQKLHTGEMPFQCTECGKYFSRKDSLQMHQKIHTGDRSFQCTECGKGFLWKSNLVKHFRIHTGEKRFSCTECGKCFTHKSSLRNHQKIHTGERPFQCTKCKKGFASKSRLVQHFRIHTGEKRFSCTECGKCFTLRSSLRYHQTIHNGEKPFTCTECGKSFLWKSNLVQHFRIHTGEKRFSCVECGKCFSQNHSLRNHQKIHTGEKPFQCTKCAKGFPSKSSLVEHFRIHTGEKRFSCVERGKCFSQNHSLRNHQTIHTAKRPFQCTKCGKSFLWKSNLVQHFRIHTGEKHFSCVECGKSFLWKSNLVQHFRIHTGEKRFSCVECGKSFLWKSNLVQHFRIHTGEKRFSCVECGKCFSQNHSLRNHQKIHTGEKPFQCTKCAKGFPSKSRLVEHFRIHTGEKRFSCVECGKCFSHNRSLRNHQTIHTGEKPFQCTKCGKGFASKSKLVQHFRIHNEEKRFECTECGKCFSQKHSLITHQKIHTGEKPFQCNEYGKRSSQKHSLITHQKIHTDEKPFQCTECGKCFSRKHSLITHQKIHTGEKPFQCTECGKCFSRKHSLRTHQKIHTGDRSFQCTECGKSFLWKSNLVNHFRIHTGEKRFSCTECGKCFSHKFSLRNHQKIHTGEKPFRCTECGKCFSRKDYLRNHQKNHTAENEATEEEVKEASREDP; encoded by the coding sequence CAGAAAATGAGATGACAGTGAAAGAAGCGAAGGAGTCAAATAGAGAAGAACATTCTTTAAAATGGACATTGCACCCAAGACATGTCTGTGTTTCCcaagggacagagaggggagaaTCTGGCAGAAGTCGGCAGGAATCACAGAACAAGCAGAGAGATGCTGCAGGAGACTCACCTGATGGAGTCACTGAGTGTGAGAGAAGTGACAGGGAGCAAACAAACATCCCTGAGTACCTTAGATGCACTGAATGTGGAAAAGGCTTTCTTTGCAAATCAGACCTAGTGAAACATtttagaatccacactggagaaaaacgcTTTTCATGTACTGAATGTGGGAAAGGTTTCATTTGGAAGGGTTCCCTGCAAACGCACCAGAAACTTCACACGGGTGAGATGCCATTTCAATGTACTGAATGTGGAAAATATTTCAGTCGGAAGGATTCCCTGCAAATgcaccagaaaatccatacaggtGACAGATCATTTCAGTGCACTGAATGTGGAAAAGGCTTTCTTTGGAAATCAAACCTAGTGAAACATtttagaatccacactggagaaaagcgCTTTTCGTGTACCGAATGTGGGAAATGTTTCACTCACAAGTCTTCTCTGAGAAATCACCAAAAAATCCACACAGGCGAGAGACCGTTTCAATGTACTAAATGTAAAAAAGGCTTTGCTTCGAAATCGAGACTGGTTCAACATtttagaatccacactggagagaaaCGCTTTTCATGTACTGAATGTGGGAAATGTTTCACTCTCAGGTCGTCTCTGAGATATCACCAAACAATCCACAACggtgagaaaccatttacatgtactgaatgtGGAAAAAGCTTTCTTTGGAAATCAAACCTAGTGCAACATtttagaatccacactggagaaaaacgcTTTTCATGTGTTGAATGTGGAAAATGTTTCAGTCAGAACCATTCCCTGAGAAATCACCaaaaaatccacacaggtgagaaaccATTTCAGTGCACTAAATGTGCAAAAGGCTTTCCTTCGAAATCAAGTCTGGTGGAACATtttagaatccacactggagaaaaacgcTTTTCATGTGTTGAACGTGGAAAATGTTTCAGTCAGAACCATTCCCTGAGAAATCACCAAACAATCCACACCGCTAAGAGACCATTTCAATGCACTAAATGTGGAAAAAGCTTTCTTTGGAAATCAAACCTAGTGCAACATtttagaatccacactggagaaaaacactTTTCATGTGTTGAATGTGGAAAAAGCTTTCTTTGGAAATCAAACCTAGTGCAACATtttagaatccacactggagaaaaacgcTTTTCATGTGTTGAATGTGGAAAAAGCTTTCTTTGGAAATCAAACCTAGTGCAACATTTTAGAATCCACACTGGGGAGAAACGCTTTTCATGTGTTGAATGTGGAAAATGTTTCAGTCAGAACCATTCCCTGAGAAATCACCaaaaaatccacacaggtgagaaaccATTTCAGTGCACTAAATGTGCAAAAGGCTTTCCTTCGAAATCAAGACTGGTGGAACATtttagaatccacactggagaaaaacgcTTTTCATGTGTTGAATGTGGAAAATGTTTCAGTCATAACCGTTCCCTGAGAAATCACCAaacaatccacacaggtgagaaaccATTTCAGTGCACTAAATGTGGAAAAGGCTTTGCTTCAAAATCAAAACTGGTGCAACATTTTAGAATCCACAATGAAGAAAAACGCTTTGAGTGCACTGAATGTGGGAAATGTTTCAGTCAGAAGCATTCCCTGATAACtcaccagaaaatccacacaggtgagaaaccATTTCAGTGCAATGAATATGGGAAACGTTCCAGTCAGAAGCATTCCCTGATAACtcaccagaaaatccacacagatGAGAAACCATTTCAGTGCACTGAATGTGGGAAATGTTTCAGTCGGAAGCATTCCCTGATAACtcaccagaaaatccacacaggtgagaaaccATTTCAGTGCACTGAATGTGGGAAATGTTTCAGTCGGAAGCATTCCCTGAGAACtcaccagaaaatccacacaggtgaCAGATCATTTCAATGCACTGAATGTGGAAAAAGCTTTCTTTGGAAATCAAACCTAGTGAACCATtttagaatccacactggagaaaagcgCTTTTCGTGTACTGAATGTGGGAAATGTTTCAGTCACAAGTTTTCACTGAGAAATCACCAGAAGATCCACACGGGAGAAAAACCCTTTCGATGTACTGAATGTGGAAAATGTTTCAGTCGGAAGGATTATTTGAGAAATCACCAGAAAAACCACACGG